A single window of Gavia stellata isolate bGavSte3 chromosome 16, bGavSte3.hap2, whole genome shotgun sequence DNA harbors:
- the LOC104251366 gene encoding deoxycytidine kinase 2: MSTPAKRHCRSPASSLDASFQKRLRKISIEGNIAAGKSTFVRLLEKHSDEWEIIPEPIAKWCNIQTAEDECEELSTSQKSGGNLLQMLYDKPTRWAYTFQTYACLSRVRAQLKPVSAKLHEAEHPVQFFERSVYSDRYIFASNLFESGNINETEWAIYQDWHTWLLNQFESDVELDGMIYLRTTPQKCMERLQMRGREEEQGIELEYLENLHYKHETWLHERTMRVDFENLREIPILVLDVNEDFKNDKIKQEYLIDKVKSFLTS, from the exons ATGTCCACCCCCGCCAAGCGACACTGCCGCAGCCCCGCCAGCTCCCTCGACGCCAGCTTCCAGAAGCGCCTCAGAAAGATTTCCATCGAGGGGAACATCG ctgcagggaagtCAACATTTGTCAGGCTGCTAGAGAAACACAGCGATGAGTGGGAGATCATCCCCGAACCCATCGCCAAGTGGTGCAACATCCAGACAGCCGAAGATGAATGCGAG GAACTTTCAACATCTCAGAAGAGTGGAGGAAATCTACTTCAAATGCTGTATGATAAACCCACAAGATGGGCTTATACATTTCAGACTTACGCTTGCTTGAGCCGAGTAAGAGCACAATTAAAACCTGTCTCAGCCAAGCTACATGAAGCAGAACATCCAGTGCAGTTTTTTGAGAGATCCGTGTACAGTGACAG ATACATATTTGCTTCTAACCTGTTTGAGTCTGGAAATATTAATGAAACAGAGTGGGCTATTTATCAGGACTGGCACACATGGCTTTTGAATCAGTTTGAATCAGATGTAGAACTGGATGGCATGATCTACCTAAGAACCACACCTCAG aaatgcatGGAAAGGCTACAGatgaggggaagagaagaggagcaAGGAATTGAGCTTGAGTATTTGGAAAACCTCCACTATAAACATGAAACCTGGCTTCATGAAAGGACTATGAG AGTCGATTTTGAGAACCTTAGAGAGATCCCCATTCTAGTTTTGGATGTTAATGAAGATTTTAAGAATGACAAGATTAAACAGGAGTACCTGATTGATAAG